A window of Mucilaginibacter sp. PAMC 26640 contains these coding sequences:
- a CDS encoding cupin, with amino-acid sequence MSFILHPIDTVDTISPQNFKEKYLKPRRPVVIKGLTKTWPAREKWTPEYLKKAVGSKVVPLYDNSKADPSKPINSSAAEMPFDDYIDLIMSTPTELRIFFFNIFKQSPELLDDIAFPKELMGGFIESMPSMFFGGSNSVTFLHYDIDLPHIFHTHFGGKKHVILFENKWKRRLYCIPNATYALEDYDVLNPDTKKFPALEGVEGIDVYLEHGDTLFMPTGYWHWMKYLEGGYSLSLRAWDASISRKAASVYNLAIKGGLDSLLKMTFKEKYAHYREKLAVKWAEKELAAGKPY; translated from the coding sequence ATGAGCTTTATCCTCCACCCCATCGATACTGTCGACACCATTTCTCCGCAAAATTTTAAAGAAAAATATCTTAAACCCCGACGCCCGGTTGTGATAAAAGGCCTTACCAAAACCTGGCCTGCCCGGGAAAAGTGGACGCCCGAGTATTTGAAAAAAGCCGTCGGTAGCAAGGTGGTTCCATTATATGATAACTCTAAAGCCGATCCGTCGAAACCCATCAACTCTTCTGCAGCAGAAATGCCCTTTGATGATTATATCGACCTGATCATGTCGACCCCTACTGAACTCCGCATCTTCTTCTTTAATATATTTAAGCAGTCGCCCGAGTTACTGGACGACATCGCTTTTCCGAAAGAACTAATGGGCGGGTTTATAGAAAGCATGCCATCGATGTTCTTTGGCGGTTCTAATTCGGTGACCTTTTTACATTACGATATAGATCTGCCGCATATTTTCCATACCCATTTCGGTGGAAAAAAACACGTGATCCTGTTTGAGAATAAATGGAAACGCCGCTTATACTGTATTCCAAACGCCACCTATGCACTAGAGGATTATGATGTATTGAACCCCGATACTAAAAAATTCCCCGCACTTGAGGGCGTGGAAGGCATAGATGTATACCTGGAACATGGCGACACGCTTTTTATGCCGACGGGCTACTGGCACTGGATGAAATACCTCGAAGGTGGCTACTCTTTAAGTCTGCGTGCCTGGGATGCATCCATCAGCCGCAAAGCAGCAAGTGTTTACAACCTGGCTATCAAGGGCGGTCTGGATAGCCTGCTCAAAATGACCTTTAAAGAGAAGTATGCGCATTACCGCGAGAAACTGGCGGTGAAATGGGCAGAAAAAGAATTGGCGGCGGGGAAGCCGTATTGA